The sequence below is a genomic window from Deltaproteobacteria bacterium.
GCCCTGGCCTTGTTGTGGCATTCCTGCCATTCTTTTTCAGGGTCTGAATCAAAGACGAGTCCGGCGCCGGCCTGCCAATGGATGCGGCCGTTTTCCACCCACAGGGAGCGGATGGTGATGCCCGTGTCCAGATTGACCGTGCCCTGATCCAGGCCGATCCAGCCGATACCGCCGGCATAGGGCCCCCGGTCGAG
It includes:
- a CDS encoding anthranilate synthase component I family protein; this encodes LDRGPYAGGIGWIGLDQGTVNLDTGITIRSLWVENGRIHWQAGAGLVFDSDPEKEWQECHNKARAILKAITNTGGGDDFADRQS